A portion of the Calothrix sp. 336/3 genome contains these proteins:
- a CDS encoding pentapeptide repeat-containing protein: MGKWEIFAVSEVEWGMGKQAGKQRNGIKEKYRKTITYSRLSLIGKFFCSLWLIVSILCIPASAEAATNQSERLPLTLELLQERISSPILREGVTTVDLRNMTIDLRPENVPLQASFYQVLRKELQKSGAKPLGLDLSNSLIQGDFNGSELGLTTQLYAQSITPLLSPGEQEEVERLRNVCLQSISVNILNSRDCRSLLGTQSNSPNNISVFRGALILTGTRFNGGVEFGNTFFLQPVNADGAIFNQIANWKETRFSRGASFNNVLFRRQSQFNGSIFFDKVSFREGQFQEAVYFADSTFLDNANFNQSNFKQLAKFSRAQWLGNAIFCNTVFSGQAQFNKSNFQQFLMLSEVAFEQSVTFRESDFNQSVNLRGASILNQADFSDTDFTESAYLNVSGLTFNSNQAKILGNPGEIGKKLCVTALQGNQNVLRNLVQNFRQLQQIADANQVEYTKQRLHRREISHLLTGININTATPTKLVHLGFSLTQARAIATRRKIQPFRNSKELLALADIDLDTYNQISNRIVVGTPLSLGGRILQGWNWFALSLLLLLSGYGTNFGVVLGVGIIAIANFGVIFWLVDRFRRLLPVAIVPNSYETISTLTSFFFLNLFGLLFIFRNAEQPWLTLGCLLLIIIPIPSTLLLELYQQGRYHDLMDTSYFTEDGTLRQLRLLIGRLPVIPRYTSFRERYLPLLWERRWNWLNYYDFSLNNMMRLGFNDVRLRDEHLPAIVSTIAWYQWSLGILYITLLLWTLSRTIPGLNLLIYLK; the protein is encoded by the coding sequence ATGGGTAAATGGGAAATTTTTGCCGTGAGTGAAGTCGAATGGGGAATGGGTAAACAAGCAGGGAAGCAAAGAAATGGGATAAAGGAGAAATATAGAAAGACGATTACCTATTCCCGATTATCTCTCATTGGTAAATTTTTTTGTAGCTTGTGGTTAATAGTATCAATATTATGTATTCCTGCTTCAGCAGAAGCTGCAACTAATCAATCTGAACGCTTACCTTTAACTCTAGAATTATTGCAAGAAAGAATCAGCAGTCCGATTTTACGGGAAGGGGTAACGACTGTTGATTTACGGAATATGACGATAGATTTACGACCAGAAAATGTCCCCTTGCAAGCATCTTTTTATCAGGTATTGCGCAAGGAATTACAAAAATCAGGGGCAAAACCTTTGGGTTTAGATTTAAGTAATTCTCTGATTCAGGGAGATTTTAATGGCAGTGAATTAGGTTTAACGACTCAATTATATGCTCAATCAATTACACCATTACTTTCTCCGGGTGAGCAGGAAGAAGTTGAGCGTCTGCGGAACGTTTGCTTACAATCTATCTCTGTAAATATCTTAAATTCTCGTGATTGCCGATCGCTACTAGGAACTCAATCAAATTCTCCTAACAATATCAGTGTATTTCGTGGTGCTTTAATTTTGACAGGAACCCGGTTTAACGGGGGTGTGGAGTTTGGGAATACATTTTTTCTCCAACCTGTAAATGCTGATGGTGCTATTTTTAATCAGATAGCAAATTGGAAGGAAACTCGTTTTAGTCGTGGTGCTAGTTTTAATAATGTGTTGTTTCGGCGGCAGAGTCAATTTAACGGTAGTATTTTCTTTGATAAAGTCAGTTTTCGAGAAGGGCAATTTCAAGAAGCGGTATATTTTGCCGATAGTACTTTTTTAGACAATGCCAATTTTAACCAAAGTAATTTTAAACAGTTGGCAAAATTTAGTCGAGCGCAATGGTTAGGTAATGCCATATTTTGTAACACTGTATTTTCGGGACAAGCACAGTTTAATAAATCTAATTTTCAACAGTTTCTGATGTTGTCAGAAGTAGCTTTTGAACAATCTGTGACTTTCCGAGAGTCAGATTTTAATCAATCTGTAAATCTCCGAGGTGCGAGTATTCTTAACCAAGCTGATTTTAGTGATACTGATTTTACCGAGTCTGCTTATTTAAATGTTTCTGGTTTAACCTTTAATTCTAACCAAGCGAAAATATTGGGAAATCCGGGGGAAATTGGCAAAAAATTATGTGTGACAGCTTTGCAAGGAAATCAAAATGTCTTGCGAAATTTAGTCCAGAATTTTCGCCAGTTGCAGCAAATTGCCGATGCAAATCAAGTGGAATATACCAAACAGCGTTTGCATCGTAGAGAAATTAGTCATTTATTAACAGGGATAAATATTAATACTGCGACACCCACAAAATTAGTACATCTGGGTTTTTCCCTTACCCAAGCAAGAGCGATCGCCACCCGTCGCAAAATTCAACCTTTCCGCAATAGTAAGGAATTACTAGCACTTGCAGATATTGATTTAGATACCTACAACCAAATTAGTAACAGAATTGTTGTTGGTACACCCCTATCCTTGGGAGGGAGAATATTACAAGGTTGGAATTGGTTTGCTTTGAGTTTGCTTTTATTACTCTCTGGATACGGTACAAATTTCGGGGTTGTCTTGGGAGTAGGAATCATTGCGATCGCCAATTTTGGGGTGATATTTTGGTTAGTCGATAGATTTCGTCGTCTGCTTCCTGTGGCGATCGTTCCTAATAGTTACGAAACTATTTCCACCCTTACCAGCTTTTTCTTTCTGAATCTCTTTGGTTTACTCTTCATCTTTCGCAATGCAGAGCAACCCTGGTTAACCTTGGGATGTTTACTCTTGATTATCATCCCCATCCCTTCTACCTTGTTACTCGAACTCTATCAACAGGGACGCTACCATGATTTAATGGATACCTCTTATTTTACCGAAGATGGAACCCTCAGACAATTGCGCTTACTAATTGGTAGATTACCTGTGATACCTCGATACACTTCATTTAGGGAAAGATACTTACCTCTGTTGTGGGAACGTCGCTGGAATTGGCTCAATTATTATGACTTTAGTCTCAATAACATGATGCGACTGGGTTTTAATGATGTGCGATTACGAGATGAACATTTACCCGCGATCGTCTCCACCATCGCCTGGTATCAATGGAGTCTCGGTATTCTATATATTACTTTGTTGTTGTGGACTTTATCTCGAACAATTCCCGGATTGAATTTGTTGATTTATTTAAAGTAG
- a CDS encoding zinc-dependent alcohol dehydrogenase family protein: protein MQAVFMTAPGSPEVLQIQEVSQPLPPENTQILVKVKAAGVNPIDTKLRQRGTFYPDRMTAILGCDGAGIVEAVGADVSQFRSGDNVYFCHGGLGAVPGNYGEYAIVEERYVAHKPVSISFAEAAAAPLVLITAWESLYERGRLAPGDKVLIHAGAGGVGHVAIQLAKIKGAAVATTVSSPEKAEFVQTLGADLAILYKQVDFVSEVLAWTGGEGVDLAFDTVGGETLQQTFPAVRVYGDIVTILEPAASTSWKVARNRNLRISLELMLTPMLQGLTEAQQHHGEILTESARLIDGGKLKIHVAHQFPLKEAAKAHQLLESGGITGKIVLLMD, encoded by the coding sequence ATGCAAGCAGTATTTATGACAGCACCTGGTTCTCCAGAAGTGTTGCAAATTCAAGAAGTCTCTCAACCTTTGCCCCCTGAAAATACACAAATTCTGGTAAAAGTCAAGGCTGCTGGAGTCAACCCCATTGATACGAAACTACGACAAAGGGGCACATTCTACCCCGATAGAATGACAGCAATTCTGGGTTGCGATGGTGCGGGAATTGTAGAAGCGGTGGGCGCAGATGTGAGCCAGTTTCGCTCAGGGGATAATGTATATTTTTGTCATGGTGGTTTAGGTGCGGTTCCAGGTAACTATGGGGAATATGCCATCGTCGAAGAAAGATATGTGGCACACAAACCTGTATCTATAAGCTTTGCAGAGGCGGCGGCGGCTCCTTTAGTTTTAATTACAGCTTGGGAATCTCTCTATGAACGGGGACGGTTAGCACCAGGGGATAAGGTATTAATTCATGCTGGTGCTGGTGGTGTGGGACACGTTGCGATTCAGTTAGCAAAAATCAAAGGTGCGGCAGTTGCAACTACGGTGAGTTCCCCAGAGAAAGCAGAGTTTGTGCAGACATTGGGTGCAGATTTAGCTATTCTCTACAAACAGGTTGATTTTGTGTCAGAGGTATTAGCTTGGACAGGTGGGGAGGGTGTAGACTTAGCTTTTGATACTGTGGGGGGTGAGACTTTGCAGCAAACTTTTCCCGCAGTTCGGGTATATGGTGATATTGTGACAATACTCGAACCAGCAGCAAGTACCTCCTGGAAGGTAGCGAGAAACCGTAATCTGCGCATCAGTTTAGAATTGATGTTGACACCGATGCTACAAGGTTTGACGGAAGCACAACAGCACCATGGGGAAATATTGACAGAATCTGCTCGGTTGATAGATGGGGGTAAATTAAAGATTCACGTTGCTCACCAGTTTCCCTTAAAGGAAGCAGCAAAAGCTCATCAGTTACTAGAAAGTGGGGGAATAACAGGTAAAATTGTCCTGTTGATGGATTAA
- a CDS encoding PleD family two-component system response regulator: MHRLIEMQPLQPRTILSTSEVIQEFNTCIKTKYTGMLEFTNSSGHRWHFHYHLGSIIWASGGFHPYRRWRRNIERYAPGLNWEQLFVGLKRLIESNTDYKLVLFLQKQGKIQPLEACEIAESTIKKLVFDVLQQSAAASSNATNRNLGKINQVCQQPPIISEVLGNRVSTESLIKKGYTLWQNWVKVGLSDCYPDQAPILRQPELLAKEVNATIYHSFVQLFNGKNTLRDLTLKTRQDILLIGRSLLPYTLRGLIELVDVPDLINSPEEKISNTSQPTTKTKSSRTLIACVDDSPQICQSLEQIIQSAGMDSLKIIDPIQALPTLIQQQPDLIFLDLIMPMTNGFEICKQLRRMSRFANTPIVILTSSEGSFDQARAKAFGATDFIQKPVNKDAVLGCIREYLRVPSLLSMAG, from the coding sequence ATGCATCGCCTGATTGAAATGCAACCTTTGCAGCCAAGAACAATTCTATCAACCTCAGAAGTAATCCAAGAATTCAACACCTGCATCAAAACAAAATATACAGGCATGCTAGAGTTTACCAACTCATCAGGACATCGATGGCATTTTCACTATCACTTAGGAAGTATTATTTGGGCGAGTGGAGGATTTCACCCCTACCGTCGTTGGCGAAGAAATATAGAGCGATATGCTCCAGGGTTAAATTGGGAACAACTATTTGTTGGCTTGAAAAGACTAATTGAGAGCAATACCGACTATAAGTTAGTACTATTTTTGCAGAAGCAGGGAAAAATCCAGCCATTGGAGGCTTGTGAAATTGCCGAAAGTACTATAAAAAAACTTGTATTTGACGTCTTGCAACAATCTGCTGCTGCTTCCTCAAATGCTACTAATAGGAATCTGGGAAAAATCAATCAAGTTTGTCAGCAACCACCAATCATTTCCGAGGTTCTGGGAAATCGAGTTAGTACAGAAAGTCTGATCAAGAAAGGGTATACTCTATGGCAAAACTGGGTAAAGGTAGGATTATCTGATTGTTATCCTGATCAAGCACCGATTTTGCGACAACCAGAGCTATTAGCGAAGGAAGTCAACGCGACTATCTATCATAGTTTTGTTCAGTTATTTAACGGTAAAAATACCCTACGTGATTTAACCTTAAAAACGAGACAGGATATTTTATTAATTGGTCGTTCTCTTTTACCTTATACTCTCAGAGGCTTAATCGAACTGGTTGATGTACCTGACTTAATCAACTCCCCAGAGGAGAAAATTAGTAATACCTCTCAACCAACTACCAAGACAAAAAGTAGCCGTACCCTGATTGCCTGTGTTGATGATAGTCCACAAATTTGTCAGTCCTTAGAGCAGATTATCCAAAGTGCAGGGATGGACTCTCTAAAGATTATAGACCCCATTCAAGCCTTACCAACCTTGATTCAACAGCAACCAGACTTGATTTTTCTCGATTTAATCATGCCGATGACCAATGGTTTTGAAATTTGTAAGCAATTACGTCGTATGAGTCGTTTTGCCAATACCCCAATTGTGATTCTGACATCCAGTGAAGGCAGTTTCGACCAAGCTCGTGCCAAAGCATTTGGTGCTACAGACTTTATCCAGAAGCCTGTAAATAAGGATGCGGTACTGGGATGCATTAGAGAATATCTCAGGGTTCCTTCTCTGTTGAGTATGGCAGGATAA
- the argB gene encoding acetylglutamate kinase, producing MMVNNSEYIQQDAAARVQVLSEALPYIQQFAGRTVVVKYGGAAMKDSDLKDKVIRDIVFLSCVGLRPILVHGGGPEINSWLDKLGIEPQFKNGLRVTDAPTMDVVEMVLVGRVNKEIVSLINQSGGKAVGLCGKDGNLITARPQGEEGIGFVGEVCGVNINILETLVNSGYIPVVSSVAADETGQAYNINADTVAGEIAAAMNAEKLILLTDTRGILKDYKDPSTLIPKVDIQEARQLISTGVVAGGMIPKVTCCVRSLAQGVKASHIIDGRIPHALLLEIFTDIGIGTMILGSQLGRG from the coding sequence GTGATGGTTAATAATTCGGAATACATTCAACAAGATGCGGCAGCACGGGTACAGGTTCTGAGTGAGGCTTTACCCTATATTCAACAGTTTGCTGGACGGACTGTGGTTGTCAAGTACGGTGGTGCAGCGATGAAAGATAGTGACCTGAAGGATAAGGTCATTCGTGATATTGTCTTTTTATCCTGTGTGGGTTTACGTCCGATTCTTGTCCATGGTGGGGGTCCAGAAATTAACAGTTGGTTAGATAAGCTAGGTATTGAACCGCAATTTAAGAATGGTTTACGTGTCACCGATGCACCGACAATGGATGTAGTGGAAATGGTGTTAGTCGGTCGGGTGAATAAAGAAATTGTGTCTTTGATTAACCAATCTGGTGGTAAAGCGGTAGGGCTTTGTGGTAAAGATGGTAACTTGATTACTGCTCGTCCCCAGGGTGAAGAAGGTATTGGTTTTGTCGGGGAAGTTTGTGGCGTAAATATCAACATCCTAGAAACGCTGGTGAATAGTGGGTATATTCCCGTAGTTTCTAGTGTAGCCGCCGATGAGACAGGACAGGCGTATAATATTAACGCTGATACGGTGGCAGGAGAAATTGCGGCAGCGATGAACGCCGAAAAATTGATTTTGTTGACTGATACTCGCGGTATTCTGAAAGATTATAAAGACCCTTCAACCTTGATTCCCAAGGTGGATATTCAAGAAGCGCGGCAATTGATTTCTACGGGTGTTGTCGCTGGGGGGATGATTCCGAAGGTGACTTGTTGTGTGCGATCGCTAGCCCAAGGTGTCAAGGCTTCCCATATTATCGATGGTCGCATCCCCCACGCCCTATTGTTGGAAATCTTTACAGATATTGGTATCGGAACGATGATTCTCGGTTCTCAGTTAGGTAGGGGGTAA
- a CDS encoding SUMF1/EgtB/PvdO family nonheme iron enzyme translates to MGKKIALLIGVSEYDHGLDPLPGATNDVDALERVLKNPEIGGFDIVVPLQNPLRQPMEEAIFKLFANREEDDLLLFYFSGHGIVDRATERFYLATRDIRKERGTLVKPSAVAANFLHENINDSRSQRQVIILDCCFSGAIAQGMTVKDDGVIDIQQQLGGKGRAILTSSTSTQHSYEVEGYGVYTRYLVEGIEKGAADRDGDGWISIDELHEYASLKVHEASPAMTPKFYPVEEGHKILIAKSPKDDPKLKYRKEVEKIAMEDDAEISFLSRYILDEQKNRWGLSDGDAIAIENEVLEPYRQRQQKLQRYEQALLQVVAFEFPISQKNIRGLQRLQEILNLRDRDLEDIEARIIAPKQTELEQIEQERREAERLREEKLKEEERKQQQEAERLQQEQELRKQQQEAERLRQEEKLKEEELRKRQREQAEYERQQAELRRKQEEAEKLRQAQLKQQASPVIQTIKTQQFDFQYAKLRLEETSGGFLGLGKKYIPKITYHSAKAEYFLEDLGNGVSIEMVAIPGGTFMMGSPEGEGSDREKPQHQVTIQPFFMGKYPITQKQWATVATFPKVNIDLNPDPAHFKGNNLPIECVSWNDAMEFCARLSQHCQKDNPNKNYRLPSEAEWEYACRGGTTTPFHFGETITTDLANYDGNYTYGNAPKGEYREKTTEVGKFPANAFGLHDMHGNVWEWCEDDWHENYNAAPSDGRAWVIDNDNQSKVLRGCSWNDYPNYCRSASRNVNFWAERVSIDFNFGFRVVCGVGRTS, encoded by the coding sequence ATGGGGAAAAAGATAGCGTTATTAATCGGAGTTAGCGAATACGACCATGGTTTGGATCCATTACCTGGTGCTACGAACGATGTTGATGCTCTGGAACGAGTCTTAAAAAACCCGGAAATTGGAGGTTTTGACATCGTTGTTCCCCTCCAAAATCCCCTGCGTCAACCCATGGAAGAAGCAATTTTCAAGCTTTTTGCCAACCGTGAAGAAGATGATTTGCTGTTGTTCTATTTTTCGGGACATGGTATTGTAGACCGCGCTACCGAAAGATTTTATCTAGCTACCCGTGACATCCGCAAAGAACGAGGTACTTTAGTTAAACCCTCAGCAGTTGCAGCCAATTTTCTCCACGAGAATATTAACGACAGCCGATCGCAACGACAAGTAATTATTTTGGATTGTTGTTTTAGTGGGGCGATCGCCCAGGGAATGACTGTCAAGGATGATGGTGTGATTGATATTCAACAGCAGTTGGGTGGTAAGGGTAGGGCAATTCTGACTTCTTCTACTTCTACCCAACATTCCTACGAGGTGGAAGGTTATGGTGTTTATACCCGCTACCTTGTTGAAGGAATCGAAAAAGGAGCAGCCGATCGCGATGGGGATGGTTGGATTTCCATCGATGAGTTGCACGAATACGCGAGCTTAAAGGTACACGAAGCATCTCCAGCGATGACACCAAAGTTTTATCCCGTGGAAGAAGGGCATAAAATTTTGATTGCCAAATCTCCGAAAGATGATCCCAAGTTGAAGTATCGCAAGGAAGTGGAAAAAATCGCCATGGAAGACGATGCGGAAATTTCCTTCCTCAGCAGATATATTTTGGACGAGCAGAAAAACCGTTGGGGATTATCAGATGGGGATGCGATCGCCATCGAAAATGAGGTTTTGGAACCTTACCGACAGCGTCAGCAAAAATTACAGCGTTACGAGCAAGCTTTATTACAAGTCGTGGCATTTGAGTTTCCCATTAGTCAGAAAAATATTAGGGGATTGCAACGCTTACAGGAAATTTTGAACCTCCGCGATCGCGACTTGGAGGATATTGAAGCCAGGATTATTGCTCCCAAACAAACCGAACTCGAGCAAATTGAGCAGGAGCGACGGGAAGCAGAAAGATTGAGGGAGGAAAAATTAAAAGAGGAAGAAAGAAAACAGCAGCAAGAAGCCGAACGATTGCAACAGGAGCAAGAATTAAGGAAACAACAGCAAGAAGCCGAAAGATTGCGACAGGAGGAGAAATTAAAAGAGGAAGAATTAAGAAAACGGCAGCGAGAACAAGCTGAATATGAAAGACAGCAAGCAGAGTTACGCAGGAAACAAGAAGAAGCGGAGAAATTACGACAAGCACAATTAAAACAACAAGCTTCCCCGGTTATTCAAACTATTAAAACTCAACAATTTGACTTTCAATATGCAAAATTGAGATTAGAAGAAACTTCTGGGGGCTTTTTAGGCTTAGGGAAAAAATATATACCTAAAATTACCTATCACTCAGCAAAAGCAGAATATTTCCTTGAAGATTTAGGTAACGGGGTAAGTATTGAAATGGTGGCAATCCCCGGTGGAACTTTCATGATGGGTTCCCCAGAAGGAGAAGGAAGTGACAGGGAAAAACCCCAACATCAAGTTACAATTCAACCCTTTTTCATGGGCAAATATCCCATTACCCAGAAACAATGGGCAACAGTAGCAACTTTCCCCAAAGTCAACATTGATTTGAATCCCGATCCCGCTCATTTCAAAGGTAATAATTTACCCATTGAGTGCGTATCTTGGAATGATGCAATGGAATTTTGTGCGAGATTATCCCAACACTGCCAAAAAGACAACCCAAACAAAAATTATCGTTTACCCAGCGAAGCCGAATGGGAATATGCTTGTCGTGGGGGAACGACTACCCCATTCCATTTTGGTGAGACAATTACAACCGATTTAGCAAATTACGACGGCAATTACACCTACGGCAATGCTCCCAAGGGAGAATATCGAGAAAAAACAACAGAAGTCGGGAAATTTCCAGCCAATGCTTTTGGATTGCATGACATGCATGGGAACGTTTGGGAATGGTGTGAAGATGATTGGCACGAAAATTATAACGCTGCACCATCAGATGGTAGAGCTTGGGTGATTGATAATGATAATCAAAGCAAGGTTCTGCGGGGCTGTTCCTGGAACGACTATCCTAACTACTGCCGTTCCGCGTCTCGCAACGTCAACTTTTGGGCGGAGCGCGTCAGTATCGACTTCAATTTTGGTTTTCGTGTTGTTTGTGGGGTCGGGAGGACTTCTTAG
- a CDS encoding tetratricopeptide repeat protein — protein MSVDSIEIARNRYQKGKLAFENGQYREAVEDLETASALLAPNSRLAGEVKIWLVIAYEAAGRTDEAIALCEQLKRHPYAETSKEARRLQYILKAPRLKRPQEWMTEIPDLTRIADNKGEINFTGNNSKSSVKKDAPLEVYEDLSKLNTKDNRFFAVALIAVMIILGGLVWFGWS, from the coding sequence GTGAGTGTAGATAGTATTGAAATCGCTAGAAATCGCTACCAGAAGGGAAAACTTGCCTTTGAAAATGGGCAGTATCGGGAAGCGGTGGAGGATTTGGAAACAGCTAGCGCGTTGCTAGCACCCAATTCTCGCTTGGCAGGAGAGGTAAAAATATGGTTAGTCATTGCCTACGAAGCTGCGGGAAGAACAGATGAGGCGATCGCCTTGTGTGAACAACTGAAACGCCACCCCTACGCTGAAACCAGCAAAGAAGCGCGCAGGTTGCAATATATCCTCAAAGCACCCAGATTGAAACGTCCCCAGGAATGGATGACCGAAATCCCTGATTTAACTAGAATTGCGGATAATAAAGGTGAAATTAATTTCACAGGTAATAATAGCAAATCTTCTGTCAAAAAAGATGCTCCCTTAGAGGTATATGAGGATTTGAGCAAGTTAAATACTAAGGATAATCGCTTTTTTGCAGTCGCACTAATTGCGGTGATGATAATTCTAGGTGGTTTGGTGTGGTTTGGCTGGAGTTAG
- a CDS encoding DUF3153 domain-containing protein, whose translation MGNFFRKNISRLRNICLLILVSLLLSGCVEYDVGVNFAHPNHGEFVQHIKLGDRLTSFSGDSVYEWLNSIERRTRQLSGKVKRISPEEVIVTIPFSNGEELQTKFNEFFQSQKDSSNTPKDGASDLPQVASNFLLFQNNFILLVRNRLVYDLDLRSLALIANNGNILTNTDSIIDLKFSLTTPWGAKNITVAENSPQLEKTNHQLTWQLNPGELNHIEAVFWLPSPLGIGALLIILFVWLGFYLRYSLLPAPKSILSPES comes from the coding sequence ATGGGGAATTTCTTCCGAAAAAATATCTCTCGACTGAGAAATATTTGCTTGCTAATTCTCGTATCTCTGCTATTGTCTGGATGTGTGGAGTATGACGTGGGGGTAAATTTTGCTCACCCTAACCATGGAGAATTTGTACAACATATCAAATTGGGCGATCGCCTGACAAGTTTTAGCGGTGATTCTGTCTATGAATGGTTAAATAGTATCGAACGTCGCACCCGTCAATTATCAGGAAAAGTCAAACGTATCTCCCCGGAGGAAGTAATTGTGACGATTCCTTTCAGCAATGGTGAAGAATTGCAAACAAAGTTTAACGAGTTTTTCCAATCCCAAAAAGATTCATCAAATACCCCCAAGGATGGAGCATCAGATTTACCTCAAGTCGCCTCAAACTTCCTGCTATTTCAGAATAATTTTATCTTGCTGGTGCGTAACCGTTTAGTCTACGATTTAGACCTGCGATCGCTAGCCTTAATCGCTAATAACGGGAATATTTTAACTAATACCGATTCCATCATCGATTTGAAATTTAGTCTCACAACACCCTGGGGTGCAAAAAATATTACAGTTGCCGAAAATTCCCCCCAACTGGAAAAAACTAATCATCAATTAACTTGGCAACTTAATCCTGGTGAACTTAACCACATTGAAGCAGTATTTTGGCTACCAAGTCCCCTAGGTATTGGTGCATTATTAATTATCTTATTTGTGTGGTTAGGATTTTATTTGCGATATAGTTTACTTCCAGCACCCAAATCAATACTCAGCCCTGAATCATAA
- a CDS encoding ABC-2 family transporter protein, producing the protein MNKILKTATTLLSVYYAYMVEYRAELILWVLAGSLPLILMGAWVQAAQGGNFGFTSVEFARYFLAVFIVRQITVVWVIWEFEREVVEGKLSSRLLQPLDPVWHHVASHLGERIARVPFAIILIGLFFLIYPQAFWIPKITNIILFIIATILAFTLRFVIQYTFAMFAFWTERAAAIENFWFLFYLFLSGMIAPLDVFPPQLKAIILCTPFPYLIDFPASLLVGFNVDITRGFLSIIAWILIFVGVNRILWRQGLKKYSGMGA; encoded by the coding sequence ATGAACAAGATATTAAAAACGGCGACAACTTTGCTTTCTGTTTACTATGCCTATATGGTAGAGTACCGAGCAGAATTAATACTATGGGTATTAGCAGGTTCTTTACCTCTTATCCTCATGGGAGCATGGGTACAAGCTGCCCAAGGAGGAAATTTTGGTTTCACTTCTGTGGAATTCGCTCGTTATTTCCTCGCGGTTTTTATTGTGCGACAAATCACAGTTGTTTGGGTAATTTGGGAATTTGAGAGAGAAGTTGTCGAAGGTAAATTATCCTCAAGGCTATTACAACCCCTTGACCCAGTATGGCATCATGTCGCCTCTCATTTAGGTGAAAGAATCGCCAGAGTTCCCTTTGCTATCATCTTAATTGGCTTGTTTTTTCTTATATATCCCCAAGCTTTCTGGATACCAAAAATTACAAACATTATTTTATTTATAATTGCCACAATCCTGGCATTTACACTAAGATTTGTGATTCAATATACCTTTGCTATGTTTGCATTTTGGACAGAAAGAGCTGCCGCAATTGAAAACTTTTGGTTTCTGTTTTATCTCTTTCTCTCTGGAATGATTGCCCCCCTAGATGTTTTTCCTCCCCAGCTAAAAGCCATTATCCTCTGCACACCTTTTCCCTACTTGATTGATTTTCCAGCCAGCTTATTAGTCGGTTTTAATGTAGATATTACGCGGGGATTTTTATCAATTATTGCCTGGATTTTAATATTTGTGGGAGTCAATCGCATCTTATGGCGACAGGGTTTAAAAAAATATTCAGGAATGGGAGCTTAG